In Candidatus Nanopelagicales bacterium, the DNA window GACCGACGTTCGGTCCGACACCCGCTGTGTTTCTGGTCAGGTCATGCAGTAGCAGGGGGCAACATCGCGCCGCCACCCTTGGGGTTGGGACCGTACTGGTTGTCAGGCGTGCTATCTCCCACGTAGAAGACGATCAAGATGATCGATCCGATGCAGCAGATGATGTTCAGCCACCACCACCAACCCGAGCGGCCGGTGTCGTGCAGCCGCCGGACCGCAACCGAAATCGATGGCAGGAAGAGCGCCAAGCCCACCAGGGTGCCGATCCAGCCGGTTTGGTACGTCATAACGCTGCCATCGCCGTTGCTGAAGGCGTACGTCGTTCCGACGATGCTGTCCAGCACGTTCGCAATGGCCTGCA includes these proteins:
- a CDS encoding DUF805 domain-containing protein, yielding MGFGQAISTCFSKYVVFAGRARRSEFWWWILFVVILQAIANVLDSIVGTTYAFSNGDGSVMTYQTGWIGTLVGLALFLPSISVAVRRLHDTGRSGWWWWLNIICCIGSIILIVFYVGDSTPDNQYGPNPKGGGAMLPPATA